The nucleotide sequence GGGGATCGAGTTGATGTCGCCGCCACCGGGCATGCCGCCCGGAGCGCCGTAGGGCGCGGGCTGACCGTACGGCGCGGGCTGACCATAAGGCGCCGGCTGGCCGTACGGCATCGGGTTCGCGCCGGAAGGCTGGCCGTACGGCGCGGGCGTGGCGCCGGACGGGGGTCCGTATCCGGGCTGAGGCTGCTGGCCATAGGGCTGCTGGCCGGGGCCGGGCTGCTGGCCGTACGGGTTCGTCATCGGGTTCCCCACTTGTGTCGTGCTTCCCGACGGGTGGATCCCGCCGGTCGTTCCTTACTGCTGCGGTGTTCCGGGCCCGTTCGGCCCATCCGCTCCGGGCAACTGCTGCCTCAGCTGCTCCGGGGTGATCTTCTGCGTCGGCTCGGCTTCGTCGAACCCGGACGGTGCCTGCTGAGGCTGTTGCCCCGGGCGAAGGACCTGCGTCGGCTCGGACTCGCCCAGGGCCGGTCCAGGCTGGGACTCCGAGGACGGCGCCGCGGTTCCCTGCGGCTGCTGCCCGAACGGCTGGGACGGCTGCTGCCCGAACGCCTGTGGCTGTTGTGACTGCTGGGGCGCGCCGAAGGGCTGCTGCTGTTGCGGTTGCTGCTGCTGCCCGAACGGCGAGGGCGGCGCGGGGAACGACGACGAAGCCGGCTGCGGCGGCTCGGGGAATCCCGGCGACTGACCGAAGGGTGCCGACGCGGGCGCGGCGGCGGCTTCGCCCGGCACGACGACGGTGCTGAGGATCTTGTCGGCGAACGTCTGCTTCTTCTCGTCCCACAGCGGCCAGAGGTAACCGAGACCGCAGACCCAGCCGTCGAGGTTGTGGCACAGGTCGCGGACGAAGGCCATCAGCGGGCCGATCGGCTGCCCGTCGCTCTCGCGGACGAGCTTGATCTTCAGGATCTTCTTGCCGAGCGACTGGCCGGTGGTGCCCATCTTGATCCACCGGTTGTAGACGGTCCAGGCGAAGCCCGCGAGATAACCGAGACCGGCGATGAACAGACCGAGTGTGTCAGGCCCCGTCGCCGAGATGATCATGCCGATGATCGGCAGCACGACGATCGGGCCGAAGTCGATGAGCGTCGCGCCCGCGCGCAGGCCCCAGTGGGCGTAGTCGGTCCGCGGGCCGAACTGGGTGGCCTGACCGAACGGCGAGGGCTGGCCCTGCTGACCGAACGGCGAAGCCTGACCCGGCTGCTGACCGAACGGCGACTGCGGCTGCGCGCCGAACGGCTGGTTCGACTGCTGGCCGAACGGCGACTGCGGCTGTTGCCCGAAGGGCGAAGCCTGGTCACCCTGCTGCGGCTGCTGCCCGAAAGGCGAAGCCTGATCGCTGGGCGTCTGCTGACCGAACGGCGAAGCCTGGCCACTCTGCTGCGGCTGCTGCCCGAAAGGCGAAGCCTGATCGCCCGCCGCCTGCTGCCCGAACGGCGAGGACTGTTCTCCCGACGGCTGTCCGAACGGCTGCTGCGCCTGCGGTGACTGCGGCTGCCCGTCCCCCTGCGGGGGCCCGGATCCGGGCGGCGGCTGCTGTCCCGGCGGCTGCTGGCCGTAGGGAGTGGTCATCGAAATCCCCTCGCTGGTTCCTCGCCCCTGGCGCACGGGCCTCGTGCGGCGACCCGGGCTGAATGTACGGCATGGGTACACGCCGAGCAGACCGGTGCGCGGGAGCGTACTCGGTACCACCGACGATCCGGGCCTCGGCCCGGCACTCACACGTAAAGCGAGGTGAACGGGGCGAAGGGCAGGTTACGGATGACGAACCAGACGACGAACACGACACCGAACGCGAGCGGCGTCCAGCGCCAGTGCAGCCAGCTGTTCACCGCACGGCCCCGAAGTCTTCCGACCGCCCAGGCGACGGTGCTCCAGACGAGCAGCAGAACGACCACAAAGGACACCGCGTTGTAGTGCAGCGCGGCCGGGATGTCCCCGTGCAGCGCGCTGTAGACCATGCGCATGCCGCCACAGCCCGGACAGGCGATGCCGAGCAAGGTCTTGGTGGGACAGACCGGAAGCGGCCCGCCCGGAGTGGTGGGATCACCCAGCCAGAGGACGACGCAGCCGAGCCCCGCGCCGGCGGCGATGGCCAGGGGTGGCCCCAGCGCGCGGGCCTTCGCTTTGAACCCGCGCGCTGGGAATCCCGTGTAGACGGACGACGTCACGGCGTGAAGCTTCCCGCCGACGCGCCGATGATGACCATCACCACGATGAAGATGATGTACAGCAGGAAGAGCACGCCAGTGGAGATCGCTCCCCACATGGCCCACTTCTTCGCGTCGTCGGCGGCTTTCTGGGCTTCGGCGTAGAAGCCCTGCGACCACAACGTCTGCACCTGGCTCGACTTCACGATCGCCACGATACCCAGCGGCAAGCAGCACAACACCGTGCAGAGAATGGCCCACACCAGGTTGTTGTCCGGCGGCGGGCCGTAGTTCGGCATGCCACCGTAGTACGGCTGCTGCGGCGGTGGCCCGCCCGGAGGCGGGTAGTTCGGGTACTGGTCGGTCATGAGGTCTCCCCCTCGATCGCCTCGATCAGCGGTAGGTGTTCGGGTCGACCGAGGTCGCGAAGACGCCGAGCACGACGAAGAAGACGACGTACAGGATGGCGAGCACGACACCGACGATCGCCGCGATGATCGACCACTTCTTGGCCGCGTCGGCCGCTTCCTGCGCGGCGGCGGGCTGGCCCTGCGCCCAGAGGGTGTTCACCTGGTTCGCCTTGACGATGGCGACGATACCGAAGGGCAGGCAGCACAGGATCGTGGTGAGGATGGCCCACACCAG is from Amycolatopsis lurida and encodes:
- a CDS encoding CD225/dispanin family protein, producing the protein MTNPYGQQPGPGQQPYGQQPQPGYGPPSGATPAPYGQPSGANPMPYGQPAPYGQPAPYGQPAPYGAPGGMPGGGDINSIPDYKGWAIGCIFLCWIIAIFAIMKSNEVNTYKMQGNYAAAMDASKSTKTMCMIASIIGGVGCLFSILWIVLVAASI
- a CDS encoding RDD family protein → MTTPYGQQPPGQQPPPGSGPPQGDGQPQSPQAQQPFGQPSGEQSSPFGQQAAGDQASPFGQQPQQSGQASPFGQQTPSDQASPFGQQPQQGDQASPFGQQPQSPFGQQSNQPFGAQPQSPFGQQPGQASPFGQQGQPSPFGQATQFGPRTDYAHWGLRAGATLIDFGPIVVLPIIGMIISATGPDTLGLFIAGLGYLAGFAWTVYNRWIKMGTTGQSLGKKILKIKLVRESDGQPIGPLMAFVRDLCHNLDGWVCGLGYLWPLWDEKKQTFADKILSTVVVPGEAAAAPASAPFGQSPGFPEPPQPASSSFPAPPSPFGQQQQPQQQQPFGAPQQSQQPQAFGQQPSQPFGQQPQGTAAPSSESQPGPALGESEPTQVLRPGQQPQQAPSGFDEAEPTQKITPEQLRQQLPGADGPNGPGTPQQ
- a CDS encoding DUF2752 domain-containing protein — protein: MTSSVYTGFPARGFKAKARALGPPLAIAAGAGLGCVVLWLGDPTTPGGPLPVCPTKTLLGIACPGCGGMRMVYSALHGDIPAALHYNAVSFVVVLLLVWSTVAWAVGRLRGRAVNSWLHWRWTPLAFGVVFVVWFVIRNLPFAPFTSLYV
- a CDS encoding CD225/dispanin family protein, with product MTDQYPNYPPPGGPPPQQPYYGGMPNYGPPPDNNLVWAILCTVLCCLPLGIVAIVKSSQVQTLWSQGFYAEAQKAADDAKKWAMWGAISTGVLFLLYIIFIVVMVIIGASAGSFTP
- a CDS encoding CD225/dispanin family protein, translating into MTDNQGLPNYSGDPQGGGGFNNPGPPPNNNLVWAILTTILCCLPFGIVAIVKANQVNTLWAQGQPAAAQEAADAAKKWSIIAAIVGVVLAILYVVFFVVLGVFATSVDPNTYR